The following coding sequences lie in one Polynucleobacter necessarius genomic window:
- the odhB gene encoding 2-oxoglutarate dehydrogenase complex dihydrolipoyllysine-residue succinyltransferase, whose protein sequence is MAIFEVKVPQLSESVAEATLLQWKKKVGDAVGQDEILIEIETDKVVLEVPAPSAGILTEIVVADGGTVVAEQLIAKIDSIAVAAAAPAAAAPALAPAAAPVAAPAPAAKAGAAAAPSAAKILAEKNIDVGQAAGSGRDGRITKGDALNVSAGGAKSAALPSAPIPTGDRPEERVPMSRLRARIAERLLESQANNAILTTFNEVNMGPVIALRNKYKDQFEKTHGVKLGFMSFFVKAATHALKKFSLLNASVDGNDIVYHGYFDIGIAVSSPRGLVVPILRNVDQMNLADIEKKIAEFGVKAREGKLSIEELTGGTFSISNGGVFGSMLSTPIINPPQSAILGIHATKDRAVVENGQVVVRPINYLALSYDHRIIDGREAVLGLVAMKDALEDPSRLLLDL, encoded by the coding sequence ATGGCTATTTTCGAAGTTAAAGTTCCCCAACTCTCTGAGTCAGTTGCTGAAGCAACTTTGTTGCAATGGAAAAAGAAAGTTGGCGACGCCGTTGGTCAAGATGAGATCTTGATCGAAATCGAAACAGATAAAGTGGTTCTCGAAGTTCCAGCCCCATCGGCTGGCATATTGACAGAAATCGTTGTCGCTGATGGTGGCACTGTTGTTGCTGAGCAATTAATTGCAAAGATTGATAGTATTGCTGTTGCAGCTGCCGCTCCTGCAGCCGCTGCGCCTGCTCTAGCTCCAGCTGCCGCACCTGTAGCAGCTCCAGCACCTGCTGCTAAAGCCGGTGCAGCTGCTGCTCCTTCTGCTGCAAAAATTCTTGCTGAGAAAAATATCGATGTCGGTCAAGCTGCTGGCTCTGGTCGTGATGGCCGCATCACTAAAGGCGACGCATTAAATGTTTCAGCTGGTGGCGCTAAGTCTGCTGCGTTACCAAGCGCACCGATTCCTACTGGCGATCGTCCTGAAGAGCGTGTACCAATGAGTCGTTTACGTGCTCGTATTGCTGAGCGCTTGCTGGAGTCTCAAGCAAACAACGCTATCTTGACTACATTCAATGAAGTCAATATGGGTCCAGTAATTGCCTTGCGTAACAAGTACAAAGATCAGTTTGAGAAGACTCATGGCGTGAAATTAGGTTTCATGTCTTTCTTTGTTAAAGCAGCAACACATGCTTTGAAGAAATTCTCATTACTCAACGCTTCTGTTGATGGCAATGATATTGTTTACCATGGTTACTTTGATATTGGTATCGCTGTAAGTTCACCACGTGGCTTGGTAGTTCCTATTCTCCGTAATGTTGATCAAATGAATTTGGCTGATATTGAGAAGAAGATTGCCGAGTTTGGTGTTAAAGCTCGCGAAGGTAAGCTGTCAATTGAAGAGTTGACTGGCGGTACATTCTCTATCTCTAACGGTGGTGTATTTGGTTCTATGCTTTCTACTCCAATCATCAACCCACCACAATCTGCTATTTTGGGTATCCACGCTACTAAAGACCGCGCTGTTGTTGAAAACGGTCAAGTAGTGGTACGTCCAATTAACTATTTAGCATTGTCATACGATCACCGCATCATTGACGGACGTGAGGCTGTGCTCGGCTTGGTTGCTATGAAGGATGCCTTAGAAGATCCTTCACGTCTCCTCCTTGATTTGTAA
- the zapE gene encoding cell division protein ZapE, whose protein sequence is MKTIEFYQQELEARGYQSDPAQLRAVERLQKCENEWIAYKEIRSNNFKKKLFKPALPRGLYLWGGVGRGKSFLMDCFYAASPLEKKIRIHFHEFMREVHRELHELSGLSDPLDELSKRIANRYRLICFDEFHINDIADAMILYRLLSALFADRVQFVMTSNYRPDQLYPNGLHRDRLLPAIKLLEEKLDVLNVDAGNDYRRVQMAQVEAYLTPVNADTQATLGQMFQTLIGNQKETRNPVLNIESRELRPLHMADGVVWFDFKTLCCGPRSQNDYLEIANQFHTVILSGVPYMPPRMTNEARRFIWLIDVLYDHKIKLIMSAEVPASDLYTEGQIAAEFSRTVSRLIEMQSRDYLDAPRRVIDTSLT, encoded by the coding sequence TTGAAAACCATTGAGTTTTACCAACAAGAGTTAGAAGCGCGCGGGTATCAAAGCGATCCCGCGCAGCTTCGTGCTGTTGAGCGTTTACAAAAATGTGAAAACGAATGGATTGCTTACAAAGAAATCCGCAGCAATAATTTCAAAAAGAAACTCTTTAAACCAGCTCTCCCGCGCGGACTTTATCTATGGGGAGGGGTAGGTCGGGGCAAATCTTTCTTGATGGACTGCTTTTATGCAGCCTCCCCATTAGAAAAGAAAATTCGTATTCATTTTCATGAATTTATGCGGGAAGTTCATCGTGAATTGCATGAGCTTTCTGGCTTATCAGATCCTTTGGATGAACTTTCCAAGAGGATCGCTAATCGCTATCGCTTAATTTGCTTTGATGAATTTCATATTAACGATATCGCTGATGCCATGATCCTTTATCGCTTGTTAAGTGCGCTCTTTGCTGATCGCGTGCAATTCGTGATGACATCAAACTATCGTCCAGACCAGCTCTATCCTAATGGCTTACATCGCGATAGATTATTGCCGGCAATTAAATTACTTGAAGAAAAATTAGATGTTCTTAATGTGGATGCCGGTAATGACTACCGTCGCGTACAAATGGCACAAGTTGAGGCATATCTCACTCCAGTGAATGCAGATACTCAGGCTACTTTGGGTCAAATGTTTCAAACATTAATTGGCAATCAAAAGGAAACTCGTAATCCTGTCCTCAATATTGAATCTCGTGAGCTTCGTCCTCTGCATATGGCAGATGGCGTGGTGTGGTTTGATTTCAAAACCCTTTGTTGTGGTCCTCGATCACAAAATGACTACTTGGAAATCGCCAATCAGTTCCATACGGTGATTCTCTCAGGGGTGCCTTATATGCCTCCGAGAATGACTAATGAGGCACGGCGTTTTATCTGGTTAATTGACGTTTTATATGACCATAAGATCAAGTTAATCATGTCTGCTGAGGTTCCAGCCTCCGATTTGTATACCGAGGGTCAAATTGCCGCAGAATTCTCTAGAACCGTGTCACGCTTGATTGAGATGCAGTCGCGCGACTACCTAGATGCACCGCGCCGAGTAATTGATACCAGCTTGACCTAA
- a CDS encoding integration host factor subunit alpha, whose translation MTKLISNDTVTKNELSEALFDQVGLNKREAKDMIDAFFDRIGQSLEAGVEVKISGFGNFQLRNKSARLGRNPKTGQMIPIAARRVVTFHASQKLKDVVESHARENRV comes from the coding sequence ATGACTAAATTGATTTCCAATGACACTGTTACAAAAAATGAGCTTTCTGAAGCGCTGTTTGATCAGGTGGGCCTGAACAAGCGTGAGGCAAAAGATATGATTGATGCATTCTTTGATCGCATTGGTCAATCGCTTGAAGCGGGTGTGGAAGTCAAGATTTCTGGTTTTGGCAACTTTCAGTTGCGCAATAAATCGGCTCGTCTTGGCCGAAATCCAAAGACAGGTCAGATGATTCCGATTGCCGCTAGACGTGTTGTTACTTTTCACGCAAGTCAAAAGCTTAAAGATGTAGTGGAGTCACATGCTCGAGAAAACCGAGTTTGA
- the lpdA gene encoding dihydrolipoyl dehydrogenase, whose protein sequence is MSQAFDVFVIGGGPGGYIAAIRAAQLGFKVACAESNAYDDPKGEPRLGGTCLNVGCIPSKALLASSEEFEKISHHAADHGIKVGAVSIDSKKMIARKDDIVTKMTSGIQYLFRKNKVTLLKGHASFEGKGADGYQVKIDGKDKETVTAKNVIIATGSKARHLPGIAVDNVLICDNEGALKFDTAPKKLGVIGAGVIGLELGSVWRRLGAEVTVLEAMPSFLAACDLGIAKEAQKLFAKQGLSINTGVKIGDVKADKKGVVVNYTDSAGKAAKLECDRLIVSVGRVPNTDKLGLDKIGLKVDERGFIPIDDHTCATSAPGVYAVGDVVRGPMLAHKAEDEGVLVAEVIAGQKPHIDYNCIPWVIYTDPEIAWVGKTEQALKEAGVAYKVGQFPFAANGRALGMGRADGFIKVLADTKTDEILGVHIIGANASDLIAEAAVAMEFKAAAEDIARICHAHPSLSEVMREAALATDSRALNI, encoded by the coding sequence ATGAGCCAAGCTTTTGATGTATTCGTAATTGGTGGTGGCCCTGGTGGTTACATCGCCGCAATTCGTGCAGCGCAACTCGGTTTTAAAGTTGCCTGCGCTGAATCTAATGCATACGACGATCCTAAGGGTGAGCCACGTTTGGGCGGCACATGCTTGAACGTTGGATGTATTCCTTCCAAGGCCTTATTAGCTTCTTCTGAAGAGTTCGAGAAGATTAGCCATCACGCCGCTGATCATGGAATTAAAGTAGGTGCTGTGAGCATCGACTCTAAAAAGATGATCGCACGTAAAGATGACATCGTTACTAAGATGACTAGCGGTATTCAGTATTTGTTCCGCAAGAACAAAGTGACCTTATTAAAAGGTCATGCGTCTTTTGAAGGTAAGGGCGCCGACGGTTATCAAGTCAAGATTGATGGCAAAGATAAAGAAACTGTTACAGCAAAGAACGTCATCATTGCAACAGGATCTAAAGCTCGTCATCTCCCAGGTATTGCTGTTGATAACGTGTTGATCTGCGATAACGAAGGCGCTCTCAAATTTGACACTGCACCTAAGAAGTTGGGTGTAATCGGAGCCGGCGTTATTGGTTTGGAATTAGGCTCTGTATGGCGTCGTCTTGGTGCTGAAGTGACTGTGCTTGAAGCAATGCCTTCATTCTTGGCTGCTTGCGACCTAGGTATTGCTAAAGAGGCGCAAAAGCTCTTTGCTAAGCAAGGCTTGAGCATCAATACCGGCGTAAAAATTGGCGATGTAAAAGCCGACAAAAAAGGTGTAGTAGTGAATTACACCGATAGCGCTGGTAAGGCTGCTAAGTTGGAATGCGATCGTTTAATTGTTTCTGTTGGCCGAGTACCAAACACGGATAAATTGGGTTTAGACAAGATTGGCCTCAAAGTGGATGAGCGTGGTTTCATTCCAATTGATGACCATACCTGTGCAACTTCAGCGCCTGGCGTATATGCGGTTGGTGACGTAGTGCGCGGCCCAATGTTGGCTCATAAAGCAGAAGATGAAGGTGTTCTTGTTGCTGAAGTCATCGCCGGTCAAAAACCACATATTGATTACAACTGTATTCCTTGGGTTATTTACACCGATCCAGAGATTGCTTGGGTTGGTAAAACCGAACAGGCGCTCAAAGAGGCTGGCGTTGCTTATAAAGTGGGTCAGTTCCCATTTGCGGCTAATGGTCGCGCTTTGGGTATGGGTCGTGCCGATGGTTTCATCAAGGTATTGGCAGATACAAAGACCGATGAGATTCTTGGCGTACACATCATTGGTGCGAATGCATCCGACCTCATTGCTGAGGCTGCAGTTGCAATGGAATTTAAAGCAGCAGCAGAAGATATTGCTCGTATCTGTCATGCACATCCAAGTTTGTCAGAAGTGATGCGTGAAGCAGCATTGGCGACAGACTCGCGTGCATTAAATATATAA
- a CDS encoding PaaI family thioesterase, with protein MSFISEHTSYFGLKIPFLAHLGVVPEHAKDGKSRISLEIKPEYENSFGIAHGGVIMTLLDFAMGAAARSTTDIPLGAMTIDMMVSFLRPSIGKIVVEGSILKPGKTINYCEAIVLNEAGEITAKSSGTFMLRKSKTP; from the coding sequence ATGTCCTTCATTTCAGAACACACATCCTATTTTGGACTCAAGATTCCATTTTTAGCCCATTTAGGCGTAGTTCCTGAGCACGCAAAAGATGGTAAGTCTCGCATCAGCTTGGAAATTAAGCCGGAATATGAGAATAGTTTTGGTATAGCTCATGGAGGCGTCATCATGACCTTACTGGATTTTGCTATGGGGGCAGCAGCTAGAAGCACTACCGACATTCCTTTGGGTGCCATGACTATTGATATGATGGTCAGTTTCTTACGTCCTAGCATTGGCAAAATCGTGGTTGAGGGAAGTATTCTGAAGCCTGGTAAAACGATTAACTATTGCGAGGCTATCGTTTTGAATGAAGCTGGTGAAATTACTGCTAAGTCTAGCGGCACATTTATGCTCAGAAAATCTAAGACACCTTAA
- a CDS encoding H-NS histone family protein, whose translation MDKQIKEAIALEKADGIAKAKAIIERYNLTAGDLFSRKAGVKSAGAKVAPKYRDPSTSETWTGRGKAPKWIEGRDRSSYLI comes from the coding sequence TTGGATAAACAGATTAAAGAAGCAATTGCCCTTGAAAAGGCGGATGGCATTGCTAAGGCAAAAGCGATTATTGAGCGGTACAACCTCACTGCTGGTGATTTATTCAGTCGAAAAGCTGGTGTTAAAAGCGCTGGTGCTAAGGTTGCCCCTAAGTACCGCGATCCATCCACTAGTGAAACTTGGACGGGCCGTGGAAAGGCTCCTAAGTGGATTGAGGGTAGAGATCGCAGTAGCTATTTGATATAA
- a CDS encoding 2-oxoglutarate dehydrogenase E1 component codes for MMQDQRDNSYLFGGNAPYVEELYESYLHDPASVADHWRDYFDNVKQIPAVDGSSRTDIAHGPIVASFAERAKRGPIRTISDSADSEMERKRVAVQQLIAAYRNVGNRWANLDPLKRTERQDIPELDPAFYGFTDGDMDIVFNTSNTFFGRNEMSLRDLLQALRETYCGTIGVEFMFIADQKIKKWWQEKLESIRSTPQFNVEEKRQILDRVTAAEGLERYLQAKYVGQKRFSLEGGESFIACMDELIRDSGNKGIQEIVIGMAHRGRLNVLVNTLGKMPKDLFAEFEHKDPETLPAGDVKYHQGFISDISTPGGPVHLSLAFNPSHLEIVNPVVEGSARARMERRGDMLGEQVMPVLVHGDAAIAGQGVMQETLAMSEVRGYSTGGTMHIVINNQIGFTTSDPRDLRSSLYCTDIMKIVDAPVLHVNGDDPEAVVLATKLAVEFRMKFHKDVAVDIICFRKLGHNEQDTPAMTQPLMYKIIAAHPGTRKLYADKLETQGVLPAGTGDLMVKEYRAAMDEGKQTSDPVLSNFKGKFAVDWSPFLNKKWTDEADTAIPLTEWKRLAEKISTIPEGFKAHPLVAKVYNDRAAMGKGEVNIDWGMGEHMAFASLVASGYPVRLSGEDSGRGTFTHRHAVLHEQNREKWDTGAYIALQHVTKDQASFVVIDSILSEEAVLGFEYGYAAAEPNTLTIWEAQFGDFANGAQVVIDQFIASGEVKWGRANGLVLMLPHGYEGQGPEHSSARLERFMQLCADTNMQVIQPTTAAQIFHVLRRQMIRQFRKPLILMTPKSLLRNKEAASPLSEFTKGGFQTVIGERDDSINAKQVTRLVMCSGKVYYDLVKQRAEKKIGDVAIIRLEQLYPFPHKALTAELKKYPKLEEVVWCQDEPQNQGAWFFVQHNILENMSDGMKLGYAGRPASASPACGYAHLHQEQQKSLLNAAFAKLKGYVITK; via the coding sequence ATGATGCAGGACCAAAGAGATAATTCGTATCTCTTCGGCGGAAACGCCCCCTACGTAGAGGAACTCTACGAGTCCTACTTGCACGATCCGGCTTCAGTAGCTGATCATTGGCGAGATTATTTCGATAACGTGAAACAGATTCCAGCAGTTGACGGTTCATCTCGAACTGACATCGCACACGGACCCATTGTTGCTTCATTTGCTGAGCGCGCAAAGCGGGGCCCAATCAGAACCATTTCTGATTCGGCTGACTCAGAAATGGAGCGTAAGCGCGTTGCTGTTCAGCAGTTAATTGCCGCGTATCGCAACGTCGGCAATCGCTGGGCAAACTTAGATCCATTAAAGCGTACGGAACGCCAGGATATTCCTGAGCTAGATCCCGCTTTCTATGGCTTTACTGATGGCGATATGGATATCGTCTTCAATACCAGTAATACATTTTTTGGTAGAAATGAAATGTCCTTGCGCGATTTGCTGCAGGCATTGCGTGAAACATATTGCGGCACGATTGGTGTCGAGTTCATGTTTATCGCTGACCAGAAGATTAAGAAGTGGTGGCAAGAAAAATTAGAATCCATTCGTTCAACTCCACAGTTCAATGTGGAAGAGAAGCGTCAGATTTTGGATCGCGTAACTGCGGCTGAAGGTCTGGAGCGTTACCTCCAGGCTAAGTATGTTGGTCAAAAGCGCTTTTCTCTTGAGGGTGGCGAGAGTTTCATCGCCTGTATGGACGAATTAATTCGTGACTCAGGTAATAAAGGTATTCAAGAGATCGTCATTGGTATGGCACACCGCGGTCGTCTTAATGTATTGGTAAACACATTGGGCAAAATGCCCAAGGACTTGTTCGCTGAGTTTGAACACAAAGACCCAGAAACATTGCCTGCAGGTGATGTGAAGTATCACCAGGGTTTCATAAGCGATATTTCTACCCCTGGCGGTCCAGTTCACTTGTCATTGGCATTTAACCCATCGCATCTTGAAATCGTAAATCCAGTGGTTGAGGGTTCTGCGCGTGCGCGTATGGAGCGTCGTGGCGATATGTTGGGCGAGCAAGTGATGCCCGTGTTGGTGCACGGCGATGCAGCGATTGCTGGTCAGGGTGTCATGCAAGAAACATTGGCGATGTCAGAAGTTCGTGGTTATTCCACTGGCGGAACTATGCACATCGTAATTAATAACCAAATTGGTTTCACCACCTCAGATCCGCGCGACTTACGTTCAAGCTTGTATTGCACGGACATCATGAAGATTGTGGATGCCCCTGTATTACACGTCAATGGTGATGATCCTGAAGCTGTAGTGCTGGCGACTAAGTTAGCCGTTGAGTTCCGCATGAAGTTTCATAAAGATGTTGCGGTTGATATCATCTGTTTCCGTAAATTGGGTCACAACGAGCAAGACACGCCTGCAATGACTCAGCCTTTGATGTACAAGATCATTGCTGCGCATCCTGGTACACGTAAGCTCTATGCAGACAAGTTAGAAACTCAAGGTGTATTGCCTGCTGGTACTGGCGACCTCATGGTTAAAGAGTACCGTGCTGCAATGGATGAAGGTAAACAAACTTCCGATCCAGTATTGAGCAACTTCAAAGGTAAGTTTGCAGTTGATTGGTCACCATTCTTGAATAAGAAGTGGACTGATGAAGCGGATACAGCAATTCCATTGACAGAGTGGAAACGCTTGGCCGAGAAAATTTCCACCATTCCAGAGGGCTTCAAAGCACATCCATTGGTTGCTAAGGTTTATAACGACCGCGCTGCGATGGGTAAGGGTGAAGTCAATATTGACTGGGGCATGGGTGAGCACATGGCTTTCGCATCTTTGGTTGCGAGTGGCTATCCAGTTCGTTTGTCTGGTGAAGATAGCGGACGGGGCACATTTACTCACCGTCATGCGGTATTGCATGAGCAAAACCGTGAGAAATGGGATACTGGCGCATACATTGCGCTTCAGCACGTTACTAAAGATCAGGCGTCGTTTGTGGTGATTGACTCGATTCTTTCTGAAGAGGCTGTGCTTGGTTTTGAATACGGCTATGCCGCAGCTGAACCAAACACCTTAACCATTTGGGAGGCTCAGTTCGGCGACTTCGCTAACGGCGCACAAGTAGTTATTGACCAGTTCATTGCCTCGGGTGAAGTGAAGTGGGGTCGTGCTAATGGCTTGGTCTTGATGTTGCCGCATGGTTATGAAGGTCAAGGCCCAGAACATTCTTCTGCACGTCTTGAGCGTTTCATGCAGTTGTGTGCTGATACCAATATGCAAGTGATTCAACCGACAACTGCAGCACAGATTTTCCATGTGTTGCGTCGTCAAATGATTCGTCAGTTCCGCAAGCCGCTGATCTTGATGACTCCAAAATCATTACTGCGTAATAAAGAAGCCGCTTCACCTTTATCCGAATTTACTAAAGGTGGTTTCCAGACTGTTATTGGTGAGCGTGATGACTCTATCAACGCTAAACAAGTCACTCGTTTGGTAATGTGTTCCGGTAAAGTCTATTACGACTTGGTTAAGCAACGCGCTGAGAAGAAGATTGGTGACGTCGCGATTATTCGCTTAGAGCAGTTGTATCCATTCCCGCATAAAGCATTAACTGCTGAGTTGAAGAAGTATCCAAAGCTAGAAGAAGTTGTATGGTGTCAGGATGAGCCACAAAACCAAGGTGCTTGGTTCTTCGTGCAACACAATATCTTGGAAAATATGTCTGATGGTATGAAGCTGGGTTATGCAGGCCGTCCTGCATCAGCATCTCCAGCTTGTGGTTATGCCCATCTTCACCAAGAACAGCAGAAGTCTTTACTTAATGCGGCATTTGCCAAATTAAAAGGTTACGTGATCACGAAATAA
- the pheT gene encoding phenylalanine--tRNA ligase subunit beta — translation MQFSESWLRQYVNPSLDSDALGHAMTMVGLEVEEQHSVAPAFTKIVIAQILSAEQHPDADRLRVCKVDAGTGQELQIVCGAPNARAGIKIPCAMVGAELPASEAGGKPFMIKVGKLRGVESQGMLCSGRELGLGDDHEGILELPADAPVGKDIREYLDLDDQIFVIKLTPNKADCLSLMGMAREVSAITGAALCVPKWTPPSVSIDDKRKVTVESKELCGRFAGRVIRGVNPQAKTPEWIAQRLTRAGQRSISALVDLSNYVILEMGQPIHVFDIDKLNGDITVRWAKAGETLELLNGQTVTLQGPDSAGKLQDAGVVADQNGSVALAGIMGGNHCAVSDDTKNIYVEAAYWLPSAIQGRARRFNFSTDAAHRFERGVDPQNTVHCLEYLSALIIEICGGQAGPVDDQVLNVPERKPVKMRLARAEKVIGIPLTNEIVADVFKRLGFEFKQEGDAFIVNPPSYRFDIEIEEDLIEEVARMYGFENIPDQLPVASLKMSAKAEAKRGIHLIRQRLALQGYQEAVNFSFTDLESEKRLTGATEKDIIAVLNPIASQYGVMRSTLWGGLLGNLKANLNRGAGRVRLFETGRVFKRDINAQEEAGKVAGFYQPQKIGGLVYGSSFPEQWASPTRAVDFFDVKGDLERVLDPLLFVTEAAQHPALHPGRSAQVFLKSEKNTIAIGWVGEFHPGLQQAYELPQAPVLFELDLDPIRELGLPVPEELSKFPAVQRDLALVVKQSVPAQTLLDAMSASKQNFVRKIELFDEFKPKAGSSSMAENEKSLAFRVTLLNPQETLQDPQIDAVMAALLSAVEKKCAARLR, via the coding sequence ATGCAATTTTCTGAATCTTGGCTTCGTCAGTATGTAAACCCATCTCTTGATAGCGATGCGCTTGGTCATGCAATGACCATGGTGGGTTTAGAGGTTGAAGAACAACATTCAGTAGCTCCTGCATTTACTAAGATTGTGATCGCCCAGATTCTGTCTGCTGAGCAACATCCTGATGCAGACCGCTTACGTGTTTGTAAAGTAGATGCCGGTACTGGTCAGGAATTACAAATCGTATGCGGTGCGCCCAATGCCCGTGCTGGTATCAAAATTCCGTGCGCTATGGTTGGTGCTGAATTGCCTGCATCAGAGGCGGGTGGCAAACCCTTCATGATTAAGGTAGGTAAGTTACGCGGCGTTGAAAGCCAGGGAATGCTGTGCTCTGGTCGCGAGCTTGGCCTTGGTGATGATCATGAAGGTATTCTGGAATTACCAGCAGATGCTCCAGTCGGAAAAGATATTCGCGAATACCTCGATTTAGATGATCAAATCTTTGTTATTAAGTTAACTCCAAATAAAGCGGATTGCCTCTCATTAATGGGAATGGCGCGCGAAGTTTCTGCGATTACTGGCGCTGCACTATGCGTGCCTAAGTGGACTCCACCATCTGTATCAATAGATGACAAGCGCAAAGTAACTGTGGAGAGCAAAGAGCTTTGCGGTCGTTTTGCTGGTCGCGTGATTCGCGGTGTAAATCCACAAGCAAAAACACCTGAATGGATCGCGCAGCGTTTGACTCGTGCAGGCCAAAGAAGTATTTCTGCGTTGGTGGATCTTTCTAACTATGTTATATTGGAAATGGGCCAGCCTATCCACGTATTTGATATTGATAAGTTGAATGGCGATATCACCGTTCGTTGGGCTAAAGCAGGCGAAACCCTCGAGCTATTAAATGGTCAAACGGTAACCTTGCAGGGGCCAGATTCTGCGGGAAAATTACAAGATGCTGGTGTAGTTGCTGACCAGAATGGTTCGGTAGCCCTTGCAGGCATTATGGGTGGCAACCATTGCGCTGTGTCTGATGACACTAAGAATATTTATGTTGAAGCCGCTTACTGGCTGCCTTCTGCAATTCAGGGGCGTGCTCGTCGCTTTAATTTCAGTACGGATGCAGCTCATCGATTTGAGCGTGGAGTGGATCCTCAAAATACTGTTCATTGCTTAGAGTATTTAAGCGCTTTGATTATCGAAATATGTGGTGGTCAAGCGGGTCCCGTAGATGATCAGGTTTTAAACGTACCTGAGCGTAAGCCCGTCAAAATGCGTTTGGCTAGAGCGGAAAAAGTGATTGGTATTCCGTTGACCAACGAAATTGTTGCAGACGTATTTAAGCGCCTCGGTTTCGAATTCAAGCAAGAGGGCGATGCGTTTATCGTAAATCCTCCAAGCTATCGATTTGATATTGAGATCGAGGAAGATTTAATTGAAGAAGTCGCACGGATGTACGGCTTTGAAAATATTCCCGATCAGCTGCCAGTAGCTTCATTAAAAATGAGTGCTAAAGCGGAGGCAAAGCGGGGTATTCATTTAATTCGTCAGCGTTTAGCTTTGCAAGGCTATCAAGAGGCGGTGAATTTTAGCTTTACAGATCTTGAAAGCGAAAAACGTCTTACCGGTGCCACTGAAAAAGATATCATTGCAGTGCTAAATCCCATTGCCAGCCAATATGGCGTGATGCGCAGTACATTGTGGGGTGGCTTGCTAGGAAACCTCAAGGCCAATCTGAATCGTGGGGCAGGGCGTGTGCGTCTGTTTGAGACTGGTCGCGTCTTTAAGCGTGATATTAACGCTCAAGAAGAGGCTGGTAAGGTGGCTGGTTTTTATCAGCCTCAAAAAATTGGCGGTTTGGTCTATGGTTCATCCTTTCCCGAGCAATGGGCCAGCCCTACTAGAGCGGTAGACTTCTTTGATGTAAAGGGTGATCTTGAGCGCGTTCTCGATCCACTGCTTTTCGTAACAGAAGCTGCGCAACATCCTGCTTTACATCCAGGTCGATCGGCGCAAGTCTTCTTAAAATCTGAAAAAAATACTATTGCCATTGGTTGGGTTGGTGAATTTCATCCTGGTTTGCAACAAGCATATGAATTGCCACAGGCTCCAGTTCTGTTTGAGTTAGATTTAGATCCGATTCGTGAACTTGGTTTGCCGGTGCCAGAGGAGTTAAGTAAATTTCCTGCAGTTCAACGCGATTTAGCGCTAGTCGTGAAGCAGAGCGTTCCCGCGCAAACATTGTTAGATGCAATGAGCGCAAGCAAACAGAATTTTGTGCGCAAGATTGAGCTATTTGATGAGTTCAAGCCAAAGGCTGGATCTAGCAGTATGGCTGAGAATGAGAAAAGCTTGGCTTTTAGAGTAACGCTGTTAAATCCTCAAGAAACATTGCAGGACCCTCAAATAGATGCAGTAATGGCCGCTTTATTAAGTGCTGTTGAAAAAAAGTGCGCAGCTCGCTTGCGCTAG